From a region of the Acinetobacter larvae genome:
- the lpdA gene encoding dihydrolipoyl dehydrogenase → MSDTQFDVIVIGAGPGGYVAAIRAAQLGLKTAVVESTHLGGICLNWGCIPTKALLRGAELAQQLKHSQRFGFNIEHIDFDMKTLVQHSRQVSAQLVQGVAHLLKKNQVTVLTAKAKFLGKSQLQLTDAVGKTTQVSAPHIIVATGAKAVELAQLPVDGEYVWNYHHALQPTRLPKSLLVVGSGAIGSEFASLYQDLGCQVTLVDIAKHILPSEDLEVAQYMQKQFEQKGMQLLTETAVSDIAIENGQVRCTLENSQGTQQIVVDHVLSAVGVKANFTDLGLDALGLETKAGFIQVDEWCKTNIAGVYAIGDVAGAPCLAHKASHEAILCVEKIAGVANVHPLNRDNIPACIFTHPQVASIGLTEQKAKAAGYAVRVGKFPFQANGKALALAAAAGFVKTVVDAKSGELLGAHMVGHEVTEHIQGFAIAKSLEATDESLAEVIFPHPTLSEAMHESILAAMQRAIHI, encoded by the coding sequence ATGTCAGATACTCAATTTGATGTTATCGTGATTGGCGCAGGACCTGGCGGCTATGTGGCCGCCATTCGCGCCGCACAATTGGGTTTAAAAACGGCTGTGGTTGAGTCTACACATTTGGGTGGGATTTGTTTGAATTGGGGATGTATTCCGACCAAAGCACTGCTAAGAGGTGCTGAATTGGCACAACAACTCAAACATAGTCAACGCTTCGGTTTTAACATTGAACATATCGATTTTGATATGAAAACCTTGGTGCAACATAGTCGTCAGGTCTCCGCACAATTGGTACAAGGTGTGGCGCATTTGCTGAAAAAAAACCAAGTGACAGTGCTGACAGCCAAAGCCAAGTTTCTGGGTAAATCACAGCTACAGTTAACAGATGCTGTGGGTAAAACGACGCAAGTCAGTGCGCCACATATTATTGTGGCAACGGGTGCGAAAGCCGTAGAGTTAGCACAATTGCCGGTCGATGGTGAATATGTCTGGAACTATCATCATGCCTTACAACCGACACGGCTGCCTAAGTCTTTATTGGTGGTTGGCTCGGGTGCTATTGGCAGTGAATTCGCCAGTTTATATCAAGATCTAGGTTGCCAAGTGACTTTGGTCGATATTGCCAAGCATATATTGCCCAGTGAAGACCTTGAAGTTGCACAATATATGCAAAAGCAATTTGAGCAAAAAGGTATGCAGCTTTTGACCGAAACAGCGGTGTCAGATATTGCAATCGAAAACGGTCAAGTTCGTTGTACCCTAGAAAATAGTCAGGGTACACAGCAGATTGTGGTCGACCACGTGTTATCTGCGGTGGGGGTAAAAGCTAATTTTACCGACTTGGGGTTGGATGCTTTGGGTCTAGAAACTAAGGCTGGTTTTATTCAGGTAGATGAATGGTGTAAGACCAATATTGCTGGTGTCTATGCCATTGGTGATGTTGCTGGTGCACCGTGTCTGGCGCATAAAGCCAGCCATGAAGCCATCCTCTGTGTAGAAAAAATTGCTGGGGTCGCAAATGTTCATCCATTGAATCGTGACAATATTCCTGCATGTATTTTTACCCATCCGCAAGTGGCTAGCATTGGTTTAACTGAGCAAAAAGCTAAAGCAGCAGGCTATGCCGTACGTGTTGGTAAATTCCCTTTTCAAGCCAATGGCAAGGCTTTGGCCTTGGCTGCGGCAGCGGGTTTTGTGAAAACAGTGGTTGATGCCAAGAGTGGTGAACTGCTGGGTGCGCATATGGTTGGTCATGAAGTGACAGAACATATTCAAGGTTTTGCCATCGCCAAGTCTCTGGAAGCAACAGACGAAAGTCTTGCAGAGGTTATTTTTCCACATCCAACTTTATCTGAAGCCATGCATGAGTCGATTTTGGCAGCCATGCAACGTGCCATTCATATCTAA
- a CDS encoding dihydrolipoamide acetyltransferase family protein → MSDIKTLEIPKWGLSMEEGTIAQWLLEEGQSFEKGDDICEIETTKIVNVLEAPFASTLRKIVAQPGATLLVGGIIAVCADASVSDAEIAAYLATLGATSDATEKSNNDAFATGSSVQNDSALPTADSPVAAATSAPVHMNASPSTATPAIAKQTVAGQDVVIPAALQGYQAAHGLFITPHADQLAAKHNINLTQVVGTGRANRISVKDLQSTVQAAGGQWPEPRQQLNQSARASHADDSDLDATPVARRLAKTWGINLHDCRRTGSRGRICKADVEAVYDRQRAASAAQQGTVTDSVVPAATATFSTTAMSSMRKAIASRLQAAKRNAPHFRLTVDLNVEALQSLRAQINATVPQVKLSINDMLIKATAAALMKVPQVNVQFDEENQQILQFEQADIAIAVAIDAGLITPIIKAANRKSMAEISADMLDLATRAKTGKLAADEFQGGSFSISNLGMLGVKQFDAIINPPQGAILALGTSEARAVVVDGVVHVQQMMTATLSCDHRVIDGALGAKFLASLKQFVENPALILV, encoded by the coding sequence ATGAGCGATATTAAAACATTGGAGATCCCAAAATGGGGATTGTCCATGGAAGAAGGGACAATTGCTCAATGGTTGCTAGAAGAAGGTCAGTCTTTTGAGAAAGGTGATGATATTTGTGAAATTGAAACCACAAAAATTGTCAATGTACTCGAAGCCCCCTTTGCCAGCACTTTACGCAAAATTGTGGCGCAACCTGGCGCGACGTTACTGGTGGGCGGTATTATTGCGGTCTGTGCTGATGCCAGTGTGTCAGATGCAGAGATCGCAGCATATTTGGCAACGCTAGGAGCAACCAGCGATGCCACCGAAAAGAGCAATAATGATGCTTTCGCTACAGGATCATCCGTACAAAATGATTCAGCACTGCCTACAGCAGATTCGCCTGTAGCGGCGGCGACTAGCGCACCTGTTCATATGAATGCTTCGCCATCAACAGCAACACCCGCTATTGCAAAGCAAACAGTTGCGGGACAAGACGTTGTGATTCCGGCAGCATTGCAAGGTTATCAAGCGGCGCATGGTTTATTTATAACACCGCATGCTGATCAGCTTGCGGCAAAACATAATATTAATTTGACACAAGTTGTAGGTACGGGGCGAGCAAACCGTATTAGCGTAAAAGACCTGCAAAGCACAGTACAGGCCGCAGGTGGGCAATGGCCCGAACCACGTCAACAGTTGAATCAATCTGCTAGAGCTTCTCATGCTGATGACAGTGATTTAGACGCAACACCAGTCGCACGACGTTTGGCCAAGACTTGGGGTATTAACTTGCATGATTGTCGTCGTACGGGTAGCCGTGGGCGCATTTGTAAGGCAGATGTCGAGGCGGTATATGATCGACAACGTGCTGCAAGTGCTGCACAGCAGGGTACAGTAACGGATTCCGTTGTACCTGCCGCGACAGCAACATTTAGCACTACCGCAATGTCTTCTATGCGTAAAGCGATTGCTTCACGCCTACAAGCAGCAAAGCGTAATGCACCACATTTCCGTTTGACAGTTGACTTGAACGTAGAGGCTTTACAAAGTCTACGCGCACAAATTAATGCGACTGTTCCTCAAGTCAAATTGTCGATTAACGATATGCTCATCAAGGCCACTGCAGCAGCATTAATGAAAGTACCGCAAGTGAACGTGCAATTTGATGAAGAAAATCAACAAATTTTACAGTTCGAACAAGCGGATATTGCCATTGCTGTGGCCATCGATGCGGGTTTAATTACCCCAATTATTAAAGCCGCCAATCGTAAATCCATGGCAGAAATCTCAGCAGATATGCTGGATCTAGCAACACGGGCGAAGACGGGTAAATTAGCTGCCGATGAATTTCAAGGCGGAAGTTTTAGTATTTCCAATTTGGGCATGCTTGGTGTTAAACAATTCGATGCCATTATTAATCCACCACAGGGGGCAATTTTAGCCTTGGGTACATCTGAAGCGCGCGCTGTTGTGGTGGATGGTGTGGTGCATGTTCAACAGATGATGACCGCAACGCTCTCTTGTGACCATCGGGTAATTGATGGTGCGTTGGGTGCAAAATTCTTGGCGAGCTTAAAGCAGTTTGTTGAAAACCCAGCTTTAATTTTGGTGTAG
- a CDS encoding thiamine pyrophosphate-dependent dehydrogenase E1 component subunit alpha — MQLTEEQLLAAYQRMRDIREFEDRLHDENNTGDIPGFIHLYSGEEAVAVGVCENLNDQDYITSTHRGHGHCIAKGCDIHKMMLEIFGKDAGLCRGKGGSMHIADLDKGMLGANGIVGGGPPLAVGAALTAKTLKTGGVGLSFTGDGGSNQGLTFEAMNMAVVLKLPVVFIFENNGFGEGTAHDYAVGSKDIAGRAAAFGMPAVKVDGTDFFAVYDAAQLAIERARRGEGPSVIETITNRFYGHFEGDPGLIRSKEELDEVKENRDPLKIFREKVKGQLDLAKLDAIDAASKAKVDDAVAKARAAEYPAVSQLLSDVYVSY; from the coding sequence ATGCAATTAACGGAAGAACAATTGCTGGCAGCTTATCAACGGATGCGCGATATACGTGAGTTCGAAGATCGGTTGCATGATGAAAATAATACAGGTGATATTCCTGGATTTATCCATCTCTATAGCGGTGAAGAAGCTGTTGCAGTTGGTGTTTGTGAAAATTTAAATGACCAAGACTATATTACTTCTACACACCGTGGGCATGGGCATTGCATTGCGAAAGGCTGTGATATTCACAAAATGATGTTGGAAATCTTTGGTAAAGATGCAGGCTTATGTCGTGGTAAAGGCGGATCCATGCATATCGCAGACTTAGACAAAGGAATGTTAGGTGCCAATGGGATTGTGGGAGGGGGTCCACCTTTGGCAGTTGGTGCAGCCTTAACGGCTAAAACCCTAAAAACGGGGGGTGTAGGACTGTCTTTTACTGGGGATGGTGGTTCCAACCAAGGTCTTACCTTTGAAGCAATGAATATGGCAGTAGTGCTTAAATTACCTGTTGTTTTTATTTTTGAAAATAATGGTTTTGGTGAAGGCACTGCGCATGATTATGCGGTAGGGAGTAAAGATATTGCAGGTCGAGCGGCGGCTTTTGGTATGCCCGCTGTAAAAGTGGATGGGACTGATTTCTTTGCAGTTTATGATGCAGCACAGCTTGCTATTGAGCGCGCTCGACGTGGTGAAGGTCCAAGTGTCATTGAAACCATAACCAATCGTTTCTATGGGCACTTTGAGGGGGATCCTGGTTTGATTCGATCCAAAGAAGAATTGGACGAGGTCAAAGAAAACCGTGATCCATTGAAAATATTTAGAGAAAAAGTGAAAGGGCAACTGGATTTAGCCAAGTTGGATGCAATTGATGCTGCATCTAAAGCAAAAGTTGATGACGCTGTAGCCAAAGCGCGTGCTGCTGAATATCCAGCGGTTTCGCAATTGCTTAGCGATGTTTATGTGTCTTACTAA
- a CDS encoding alpha-ketoacid dehydrogenase subunit beta — MPIKSYRNAIKEAIAEEMRRDPTVIVVGEDVRGGHGGKNTDDNKLEGFGGVLGVTKGLWSEFGSERVIDTPITESAIIGMAAGAAATGLRPVADLMFMDFYGVCHDMLYNQAAKFRYMFGGKAKAPMVVRGMIGAGFSAAAQHSQSPYNVFAAVPGLKVVVPSSPYDVKGLLTQAIRDDDPVVFCEHKLLYDIKGEVPDETYSIPFGVANYTREGTDVTIIALSLMVHRANEVADKLAKEGISVEVVDPRTISPLDEEGILESVAATGRVVIVDESAARCGFGHDVAALIAQKAFYALKAPIELVTPPHTPVPFSPVLEVEWLPSVARIEQAVRKTLEA, encoded by the coding sequence ATGCCAATAAAAAGCTATCGTAACGCAATCAAGGAAGCGATTGCAGAGGAAATGCGCCGTGATCCAACTGTTATTGTAGTAGGGGAAGATGTTCGTGGTGGACATGGTGGTAAAAACACAGATGACAATAAGTTAGAAGGCTTTGGTGGTGTTTTAGGCGTGACCAAAGGGTTGTGGAGCGAGTTTGGTTCAGAACGTGTTATTGATACACCCATTACTGAGTCAGCCATTATTGGTATGGCAGCAGGTGCAGCAGCAACTGGTTTACGCCCTGTAGCAGATTTAATGTTCATGGATTTTTATGGTGTGTGTCATGACATGCTTTATAACCAAGCTGCGAAATTTCGCTATATGTTTGGTGGTAAAGCCAAAGCACCGATGGTGGTGCGCGGCATGATTGGTGCGGGTTTCTCTGCAGCAGCACAACACTCTCAATCACCATATAACGTATTTGCTGCAGTCCCTGGCTTGAAAGTGGTTGTACCGTCGAGTCCATATGATGTGAAAGGGCTACTGACGCAAGCGATTCGTGATGATGATCCTGTCGTTTTCTGCGAGCATAAACTACTTTATGACATCAAAGGCGAAGTGCCTGATGAAACGTATAGCATTCCATTCGGTGTGGCAAACTATACCCGTGAGGGGACGGATGTCACTATTATCGCGTTGAGTTTGATGGTACATCGTGCCAATGAAGTTGCCGATAAACTGGCGAAAGAAGGAATTTCCGTCGAAGTGGTCGATCCAAGAACAATTTCGCCATTAGACGAAGAAGGTATCTTAGAGTCTGTTGCTGCAACAGGGCGTGTGGTTATTGTTGATGAATCTGCAGCGCGCTGTGGTTTTGGACATGATGTTGCCGCGTTGATTGCACAAAAAGCATTTTATGCATTGAAAGCACCGATTGAATTGGTTACACCACCGCATACGCCTGTACCTTTCTCACCTGTGTTAGAAGTTGAATGGTTACCAAGCGTTGCACGTATTGAACAGGCTGTACGTAAAACACTGGAGGCCTAA